The Candidatus Eisenbacteria bacterium genome segment GTCGAGCGGCGCGGTGTGCGTGGCTATTTCCAGCTCTATGAAGTGCCGCGCCCGCTGCTCGAATCATTCGACCTGGCGGAGCGGCGCGACCTGTTCGCGCCGGGGGGACTCGAGGTCGACACACTGTGGGATTCGCTCGCGCGCCGCCGCCTGCCGCATCGAGTGTGGAACTGGCGCACGCCCGAAGCCGCGGCGCTCGCCGAGGCCCAGGCCGCGCTCGCGAACGGGTCGGAGCGCGTGGTGGTGGTGTATACCGCGGATCTCGACGCCGCGCTCCACCGCGAGGGCTCGAGCGGCGCGACGGTTCGCGAGCGACTGCACACCTACGAGCGATGGCTCGCGGGACTCGCGGCGGACGCGCGCGCGCGCGGCGATTCACTGTGGCTCTACCTGCTCTCGGACCACGGCATGGTGAACGTGACCCGCCACGTCGACGTGATGGCCGCGGTCGATCGACTCGCGGTGCGCGCGCCGCACGACTTCCTCGCGTTCTACGACTCGACCATGGCGCGCTTCTGGTGGCGCACGCCGGGCGCGCGAGACGCGGTGCGCGCGGCGCTCGGACCGCCGCTCGGTGGCCACTGGCTCACCGACGAGGAACTGACGGCGGGCGGCTGCCGCTTCGAGCGGCGTGAGTACGGCGAAGACCTGTTCCTGCTGGATCCCGGAGTCCTGATGGTGCCCTCGTTCATGGGCAGTCATCCGGTTGCCGCGATGCACGGCTACGCGCCTTCGCATCCCGACATGGCGGCCCTGTTCGCTTCGAATCGTCCGCTCCCCGAACGACTGCGACATCTGACCGACGTGCGCGGCTTCTTCGAGACCGAGCTGGACGCGCTCGCGAGTGAGGCCTCGTGAAGCCCGGCGAGATCGCACACAGCGTGACGCGCGGGGCGTTCTACCTCGCGATCGAGAAGCTGGTGGCGCTGGTCTCGGGGATCCTCTACTTCGCGCTGCTGCTCCGCTGGTTGGGCCCCACCAAGTACGGAATCATGACGCTGGCGCTGTCGTTCGCGGGTCTCGCGACCATGGTGAACGGCAACGCCGAGGTCTACCTCGAGCGATTTGCCGCCGAGTACCAGACCAACGATCGGCTCGGCAGCCTGCGGCGGGCGCATCTGCTCGCGCTGTTTCTGAAGTCCGTTCTCGGCGCGTTTGCGGCGCTGCTGCTGGTGTTGCTCGCGCCGTGGCTGGCGCGCCATTTCGAGATGCCGGAGCTGGCGGTGCTGCTGCCGCCGCTGGCGGCGCTGGTGCTGGCGGACGGCTGCGCCACCACCGCACGCGCGACGCTGTTCGGGCTCCAGCAGTTCCGCTGGGTGAGCGGGCTCGCGATCGTGTTCCACGTCGCGAAGACGGTGATGGTGGGGTCGCTGTGGTGGATGCGTCAGGGGCTCGAGGGACTCGCGGTCGGACTCGCGGTGCTGTCGGTGGTCCAGGCGCTGGGTGCGAGCCTGGTGCCGCTCGCGCTGCTGGCCGGCAAGCGCGACCACGACGGCGCGGTGCCCGGCATTCGCGAGTTGTGGCGTTCGATGATCGGCTACTGCGCGCCGCTGCTGGGGGCGCGCGCCACGTTCATGTCGGGGCAGAATCTCGGCAAGGTGGTGCTCGGAAAATTGTTCGACGCCGAAAGCCTCGGCTACTTCTCGTTCGCGTTCCAGACCGTCGAGCGTTTCGTCGAGGTCATTTACGTACTGCCGTCCTCACTCCTGCCGTCGCTCACGAAGTTGGTGGCGCGCCAGGAGCGCGAGCGGTTGCGGTGGATCTTCGATCAGGCATTCCGGCTCATCCAGATCACCGCCGTGGTGCTGGCGCTCGGGTTGTGGTTGTTCGCGCACGAAGTGACGTTGTTCGTCGGCAGCCCGCTGTTCGAAAAGGCGGTGCCGCTGCTGCGCATCCTGTGTCTGGTGCCGATCGCGCGCACCGCGCAGCAGCCGCTCACCATGCTGTTCCAGGCGATGCGAAAGCCCGGCACCGTGCTGTGGCTGGCGCTGCTCAAGTTCGGCATCGAGTTCGGATGCTATTTCACACTCATCCCGCTGGTCGGACTGGCCGGCGCCGGATGGGCCAATCTGCTCGGTGCGGTGGCCGCCTACCTCGCGGCGCTGGCGGCGACGCGCCGGCTGCTGCCCGAAGGGGCGTCGGATCGCCAGCAGGCGATGATGCGCTCCGCCGGGCTGGTGTTCGCGACCCTGGCGCTCGGTCTGGTGGTGCAGCTCGCGATTCCCGGCTGGCCGGGCCTCGGCGTGCGCATCGTGCTGTTCGTCGCGCTGCTGCCGGCCGCGTTCGCTCTCGGGCTCGTGACCCGATACGATCTCGACAAACTCGCTTCCGTTCCGGTGCGTCCCGCGTGGCTCCATCGCCTGCGCGGCGAGGCAGTCGGGGCGGCACATCGCATGGCCCTCGCGCTGGAGCCCCGATCCTCCCGATGAGCCCTCACGACGTGCTGGTGATCGTGCCCGCCCACAACGAGGTCGAGAGCCTTCCGGCGACGCTCGCGGCGATTCGCCGAGCCGCCCCGGCGGTCGACGTGCTGGTGGTCGACGATGGCTCCAAGGACGGCACCTCCGAGGTCGCTCGTACACACGGCGTGCCGGTGCTCTCGCACGCGGTCAATCTGGGGGTCGGCGGCGCGCTGCAGAGCGGATTCCGCTACGCGGTCGAGCGGGGCTACGCGATCGGCGTGCAGCTCGACGCCGACGGTCAGCACGATCCGGCCGATCTCGGCGCCCTGCTCGCGCCACTGCGGGAGGGCCGCTGCGATGTCTGCATCGGTTCGCGCTACGTCGCGCGCAGCGGGTACCGTGCGCCGCTCGCGCGGCGGCTCGGGATGCTGCTGTTCTCGGGCGTCGTGCGACTCGCGCTCGGGCGTCGCATCAGCGACACGACCTCGGGTTACCGCGCCTACTCGCTCGCGGTCATGCGGGTGTGCGAGCACGATTTCCCGAAGGACTTTCCCGACGCCCCGCTGCTGATCTCACTCGCGCGCCGCGGATTCCGGCTTCAGGAAGTGCCGGTCACGATGCGCGAGCGCGCGGCGGGACAGTCGTTCTACACGCTCGGCAAGAAGCTCTACTACCCGTACAAGAATCTGCTCGCATCCCTGATGGCGCTGCTGCGTCGTCCCGCCTGAACCGGAGGATCCCCATGTTCCTGTCCCGCACCCAGGTCATCGTCGCGCTCGCGGCGGTCGGGCTCGCGCTTTTCGTGCTCGATCTGGTGCGCCGCCGCAAGCTGTCCGAGGAGTACTCGCTCCTCTGGGTGCTCGCCACGGTGGTGGTCGCGGTGCTCGGGTTCTCGACGCCGCTGCTGCGCACCATCACGCGAGCGCTCGGCATCCTCTACGAGGGCTCCACGGTGTTCGCGGTCGGGCTCGCGTTCGCGACCGCCGGCCTGCTCTACCTGTCGGTCAAGATGTCCCGCATCTCGTTCGAGAATCACGCGCTGACCCGCGAGGTCGCATTTCTGCGACTGGCGGTGCAGGAGCTGCGCGGTGACGCCGCGGCGGCGCGGGACCGGGGGAACGCGTGAACCGCGCCCTGCAGCTGACGATCGGCATCGCGATCTCTGCGGTTTGCCTGTGGTTCTCGATGCGCGACGTGCGGCCCGGCGAGGTCATCGCGGCACTGCGTCAGGCCAATGCGCTCGGCTTCGTCTCGGTGGTGCTGCTGACCGTGGTCGGATTCTGGCTGCGCGCGTTTCGCTGGCGGTGGCTGCTCAATACGCCGCAGCCGGTCAAGATCGGCTCGCTGTTCAGCGCCACGATGATCGGTTTCATGGCGAACAACGTCCTGCCGTTGCGGCTCGGCGAGTTCGTTCGCGCGTGGGCGCTCGGACGCACCGAGAAGCTCTCGAAGAGCACGGTGTTCGCCACCGTGGTGGTGGAGCGGGTCGTCGACATGCTGACGCTGATCGCGATCTTCGGGATCGCGATGCTCATTCACCCGATCGGTTCCGGTAGCGAGGCGGGTTCGATGGTGCGCAAAGGCGCCACCTTCATGGTGCTGGTGTCGCTCGGGCTCACGGTGTTCGTGGTGATCCTCGAGCGCCAGCCCGCGCTCGCGCATGCATTCGTGCGGTTCGTGACCGCGCCGCTGCCGGAGCGGCTGCGCGATCGTGCGGTCGGGGCGCTCGGACACTTCGTCGAGGGACTGACGCTGTTCCGCGATCTGCCGCGCCTGTTATGGGTGTTCCTGCTGTCGTTCGTGATGTTCGGGGTGTTCGTGCTGTGCCTGACCATCACGATGTGGGCGTTCGACATTCACGCCGAATGGTACGCGGGCCTCGTGATGCTGGTGATCACGGCGATCGGCATCATGGTGCCGGCCGCCCCGGGTTACATCGGCACCATGAACATCGCGTGCATGGTCGGCCTCAAGCTGTTCGGAGTCGGACCCGACAAGTCGGTCCCGTTTTCGTGGTTCTACTGGGCCGGGCAGTGGCTGCCGGTCACGGTGGTGGGGCTGTGGTACCTGCGGCGCGAAGGCCTGTCGCTGCGCTCGCTCGGAACCGCGGACAAGGGCACGACGTGAGTCGCGAAACGCCGCCGGGGTCAGCGCCGGAAGTGCGCGACGACCTTTGCGACCGCTTCGCACACCTGGTCGACGTCCCGTTCGGTCATGCGCGGAAACAGCGGCAGCGTGATCGCCCGCTCGTAGGCATCCTCGGCGACCGGGAACCGCGCCGCGTCGAATCCGAAGGTGTCGCGGAAGTGGGGATGGCGGTGGATCGGAATGAAGTGCACCGAGGTGCCGACGTTTTCGGCGCGCAGCTCCTGAATGAAGCGGGCTCGATCGATCGTGAGTCGCTCGAGCTCGAGTCCGATCGGGTAGAGGTGCCAGGCGTGCTCGACGCCCTCGCGTGTGATCGGGCGTCGGATCTCGGGCAGCTCGGAAAGACGCCGGTGGTAGTGCGCCACAAGCTCGCCGCGGATGCGTTGAAACTCTTCGAACCGCTCGAGCTGGCCCACGCCGATCGCAGCCAGCACGTCGCTGAGGTTGTACTTGTAGCCCGGCAGCGTCACTTCGTAGTACCAGGAGCCCGCCGCGGTGTAGCGCTTCCAGGCATCGCGATTCATGCCGTGGAGCGACAGGATCGCGAGCTGTTCGGCCAGTTTCGGATCATTCGTGACCGC includes the following:
- a CDS encoding lipopolysaccharide biosynthesis protein → MKPGEIAHSVTRGAFYLAIEKLVALVSGILYFALLLRWLGPTKYGIMTLALSFAGLATMVNGNAEVYLERFAAEYQTNDRLGSLRRAHLLALFLKSVLGAFAALLLVLLAPWLARHFEMPELAVLLPPLAALVLADGCATTARATLFGLQQFRWVSGLAIVFHVAKTVMVGSLWWMRQGLEGLAVGLAVLSVVQALGASLVPLALLAGKRDHDGAVPGIRELWRSMIGYCAPLLGARATFMSGQNLGKVVLGKLFDAESLGYFSFAFQTVERFVEVIYVLPSSLLPSLTKLVARQERERLRWIFDQAFRLIQITAVVLALGLWLFAHEVTLFVGSPLFEKAVPLLRILCLVPIARTAQQPLTMLFQAMRKPGTVLWLALLKFGIEFGCYFTLIPLVGLAGAGWANLLGAVAAYLAALAATRRLLPEGASDRQQAMMRSAGLVFATLALGLVVQLAIPGWPGLGVRIVLFVALLPAAFALGLVTRYDLDKLASVPVRPAWLHRLRGEAVGAAHRMALALEPRSSR
- a CDS encoding glycosyltransferase family 2 protein translates to MSPHDVLVIVPAHNEVESLPATLAAIRRAAPAVDVLVVDDGSKDGTSEVARTHGVPVLSHAVNLGVGGALQSGFRYAVERGYAIGVQLDADGQHDPADLGALLAPLREGRCDVCIGSRYVARSGYRAPLARRLGMLLFSGVVRLALGRRISDTTSGYRAYSLAVMRVCEHDFPKDFPDAPLLISLARRGFRLQEVPVTMRERAAGQSFYTLGKKLYYPYKNLLASLMALLRRPA
- a CDS encoding DUF2304 domain-containing protein; translation: MFLSRTQVIVALAAVGLALFVLDLVRRRKLSEEYSLLWVLATVVVAVLGFSTPLLRTITRALGILYEGSTVFAVGLAFATAGLLYLSVKMSRISFENHALTREVAFLRLAVQELRGDAAAARDRGNA
- a CDS encoding flippase-like domain-containing protein, producing MNRALQLTIGIAISAVCLWFSMRDVRPGEVIAALRQANALGFVSVVLLTVVGFWLRAFRWRWLLNTPQPVKIGSLFSATMIGFMANNVLPLRLGEFVRAWALGRTEKLSKSTVFATVVVERVVDMLTLIAIFGIAMLIHPIGSGSEAGSMVRKGATFMVLVSLGLTVFVVILERQPALAHAFVRFVTAPLPERLRDRAVGALGHFVEGLTLFRDLPRLLWVFLLSFVMFGVFVLCLTITMWAFDIHAEWYAGLVMLVITAIGIMVPAAPGYIGTMNIACMVGLKLFGVGPDKSVPFSWFYWAGQWLPVTVVGLWYLRREGLSLRSLGTADKGTT
- a CDS encoding DegT/DnrJ/EryC1/StrS aminotransferase family protein, with the protein product MRSEYLPVALPWIGEREKQLVLETLDSGWITTGRHAQTLGTRIAEMAGARHGLAVNSATGALHLALVALGVKRGDEVITSTYTFAACVNVIEHVGATPVLVDIEPDTLCLDPRAVEAAITPRTRAILSVDYAGHPADYRSLLPLAERHGLPIIEDAAHALGARLDGRPVGSWATITAFSFYATKNLTTGEGGAAVTNDPKLAEQLAILSLHGMNRDAWKRYTAAGSWYYEVTLPGYKYNLSDVLAAIGVGQLERFEEFQRIRGELVAHYHRRLSELPEIRRPITREGVEHAWHLYPIGLELERLTIDRARFIQELRAENVGTSVHFIPIHRHPHFRDTFGFDAARFPVAEDAYERAITLPLFPRMTERDVDQVCEAVAKVVAHFRR